A stretch of the Thermus thermophilus genome encodes the following:
- a CDS encoding RAMP superfamily CRISPR-associated protein — protein MCVPEYIQSRLALVPDSLFSHIVNSNLEVRTSVSINPETGAAEEGALFSYEALPRGTVLVWEIIAKNPAHFQISGQKITAVSDPQGVHEVAQKAHPYLEHLGIGGMGTRGMGRVKVVYEGRPVPPCNGSPAGQGGGGQP, from the coding sequence TTGTGCGTTCCGGAATACATCCAATCCCGCCTTGCCCTCGTGCCCGACAGTCTCTTCTCCCACATCGTCAACAGCAACCTGGAGGTGCGCACCTCCGTCTCCATCAACCCGGAAACCGGGGCGGCAGAGGAGGGGGCGCTGTTCTCCTATGAGGCCCTGCCGCGGGGCACGGTGCTGGTGTGGGAGATCATCGCCAAGAACCCTGCCCACTTCCAGATTAGCGGGCAAAAGATTACGGCGGTCTCTGACCCGCAAGGGGTTCACGAGGTAGCCCAGAAAGCCCACCCCTACCTGGAGCACCTGGGCATCGGCGGCATGGGCACCCGTGGTATGGGGCGGGTTAAGGTGGTGTACGAGGGCCGACCCGTTCCGCCCTGCAACGGTTCACCCGCAGGCCAAGGAGGGGGTGGCCAGCCATGA